One Osmerus mordax isolate fOsmMor3 chromosome 25, fOsmMor3.pri, whole genome shotgun sequence DNA window includes the following coding sequences:
- the smg8 gene encoding nonsense-mediated mRNA decay factor SMG8, protein MNMAAPLSVASLLQSEVIEDALYKDEGLCVLGVFGKSAMQPGSPKESLINTLADKHIFPLFGGIDETEIQSGGSLIQAYYSQENRVLYLIMTSVCDNQQLLRACESLSAGIGHSEAHEFWKGADKQHCLHLLYLFSLCHVLLLVHPTCSFDVSYDRLFRALDAFRQKALPLLRAAIKDSPISKEWKLNCRPCPPRLLFVFQMNGAMRVSGSGGNGMDAGGNPDKPKKHSPRRRLQHALEDQIYRIFRKSRVLTNQSSNCLFTVPANQAFVYVIPGAEEDPVGALLSQLRSNCALRENDTNTSVSGPRRYQQMRHSARQPSFTVESSSISPGGQLVDCTLKEFLWQHVELVLTKKGFDDSVGRNPQPSHFELPTYSKWAQVASRLYQVMIDNTEEETAELAIKVQAQLKVLEGFLDADAKFSENRCQKALPLAHSAYQSNLPHNYTTTVHKNQLALALRVYSQHARGVAFQRYALQLHEDCYKFWSNGHQLCEERSLTDQHCVHKFHLLPQPGEKPEMDCNPPVLHHNSRGRSTSSCNCGRKQAPREDPFDIQAANYDFFQMLEEKCCGKLERIEFPVFQPSTLDPAPACDDAPMPSEGSGPASGPSDGEGLKEREPPAAATTTTTTTTTTTHSHTPGESTSLSLALSLGQSTDSLGPYGDGEGSEAQGPQKRPSLVDRQPSTVEYLPGMLHLGCPKGLLPKFSSWSLVKLGPAKAYNCHTGLEQPGFLPGSSFLLPWDVVIRSRSEEDAGLAEPLDGSSSSWPAPNKSLSGKRGSAGGLGRGRRRDDMARAFVGFEYEDSRGRRFFSSGPDKIVKVLGPGGAKEPATRTLNTDMPLYIPSPAQGRGLKPHYAQLARLFVVVPDAPLEITLNPQVQPGPPPCPVFHPEHTELVLPPDGLWVLRFPYSYVTERGPCYPPKENQPLTNYKVLRGILRANTASVPQQ, encoded by the exons AGCCAGGAAAATCGCGTATTGTATTTAATAATGACATCAGTGTGTGACAACCAACAGCTTCTGCGAGCTTGTGAGTCACTTAGTGCAGGAATTGGACACTCTGAAGCGCACGAGTTCTGGAAAGGAGCAGATAAACAGCACTGTCTGCATCTGCTCTATCTGTTCTCTCTTTGCCatgttcttcttcttgtccACCCTACGTGTTCGTTCGATGTTTCTTATGACAGATTGTTCCGTGCTCTAGATGCGTTTCGTCAAAAAGCTTTACCATTACTGCGCGCTGCCATAAAGGACTCTCCCATATCTAAAGAATGGAAGTTGAACTGCCGCCCATGTCCCCCACGTCTGCTCTTTGTATTTCAAATGAACGGAGCTATGAGAGTTAGTGGTTCTGGTGGAAACGGCATGGATGCAGGTGGAAACCCAGACAAGCCGAAAAAGCACTCCCCACGTAGACGTCTTCAACACGCTCTGGAGGACCAAATCTACCGCATTTTCCGAAAAAGTCGAGTTCTCACAAACCAAAGCAGCAACTGCTTGTTCACTGTACCTGCAAATCAGGCGTTTGTTTATGTGATACCAGGAGCAGAAGAGGACCCAGTGGGTGCTTTGCTGAGTCAATTGCGTTCCAACTGTGCCCTGCGTGAAAATGACACCAACACCTCTGTATCTGGGCCAAGACGCTATCAACAGATGCGTCATTCAGCAAGACAACCCTCTTTCACTGTGGAAAGCAGCAGTATATCACCGGGTGGTCAGTTAGTAGACTGCACTTTAAAAGAGTTCCTATGGCAACATGTAGAACTTGTACTTACCAAGAAAGGCTTTGATGACAGTGTCGGTCGCAACCCACAGCCTTCGCACTTTGAACTGCCAACCTACTCCAAATGGGCACAAGTAGCTTCTAGACTGTACCAGGTCATGATTGACAACACGGAAGAAGAAACCGCAGAGCTCGCAATCAAAGTGCAGGCTCAGCTGAAAGTGCTGGAGGGGTTCCTCGATGCAGACGCCAAGTTTTCAGAGAACAGGTGTCAAAAAGCATTGCCATTGGCCCACAGTGCTTACCAGTCCAACCTTCCCCACAATTACACCACAACAGTCCACAAAAACCAGCTTGCTCTAGCCCTGAGGGTCTACAGCCAGCATGCGCGAGGGGTCGCTTTCCAGCGCTACGCCTTGCAGCTGCACGAAGACTGCTACAAGTTCTGGAGCAACGGGCACCAGTTGTGCGAGGAGCGCAGCCTCACGGACCAACACTGTGTCCACAAGTTTCATCTGCTTCCACAGCCAG gtgaGAAGCCTGAGATGGACTGCAACCCTCCCGTACTCCACCACAACAGCAGGGGGCGATCTACCAGCTCCTGCAACTGCGGCCGGAAGCAAGCGCCTCGCGAGGACCCCTTCGACATCCAGGCTGCCAACTATGACTTCTTTCAG ATGCTAGAGGAGAAATGCTGTGGAAAGCTAGAGCGGATCGAGTTCCCCGTCTTCCAACCAAGCACCCTCGACCCGGCCCCGGCATGTGACGATGCGCCCATGCCCTCTGAGGGTTCTGGCCCGGCGTCAGGGCCCTCGGATGGGGAAGggctgaaggagagggagcCCCCTGCTGCCGCCACTaccaccactaccaccaccaccaccaccacccactccCATACCCCAGGAGAAAGCACCAGCCTCAGCCTGGCCCTCAGCTTGGGCCAGTCCACAGATAGCCTTGGGCCGTATGGGGATGGAGAGGGCAGCGAGGCCCAGGGCCCACAGAAGAGGCCCAGTCTGGTGGACCGCCAGCCCTCCACAGTAGAGTACCTACCAGGCATGCTCCACTTAGGCTGCCCCAAGGGCTTGCTTCCCAAGTTCTCCAGCTGGTCCCTGGTCAAACTAGGCCCAGCGAAAGCCTACAACTGCCACACCGGTCTCGAACAACCCGGCTTCCTGCCCGGCTCGTCCTTCCTGCTGCCTTGGGACGTGGTGATTCGTTCTCGGTCCGAGGAGGACGCGGGATTGGCCGAGCCCCTGGACGgtagctcctcctcctggcccgcCCCCAACAAGTCCCTGTCTGGGAAACGGGGAAGCGCCGGTGGACTGGGGCGGGGAAGACGACGAGACGACATGGCCCGAGCCTTTGTGGGCTTCGAGTACGAGGACAGCAGAGGGCGCCGTTTCTTCAGCTCCGGGCCGGACAAGATCGTGAAGGTGCTGGGACCGGGAGGAGCCAAGGAACCAGCGACGAGGACATTGAATACTGACATGCCGCTCTATATACCCTCTCCTGCCCAGGGCCGGGGGCTGAAACCTCACTACGCCCAGCTGGCACGACTCTTTGTCGTGGTGCCAGACGCTCCTCTGGAGATCACTCTCAACCCACAG GTGCAACCaggccctcctccctgcccggTGTTCCACCCTGAGCACACTGAACTTGTGCTCCCCCCTGATGGCTTGTGGGTCTTACGGTTCCCCTACTCGTATGTCACGGAGCGCGGCCCCTGCTACCCCCCGAAAGAGAACCAGCCCCTCACCAACTACAAGGTGCTGCGGGGGATCCTGCGCGCTAACACGGCTAGCGTCCCACAACAGTAA